One Deltaproteobacteria bacterium genomic window carries:
- a CDS encoding DsrE family protein translates to METKRRNLAVLYVVALFLVWSTVSIGSAQEYEAMKGVDNVQAMFDFRDGVPKSALVHMKLLHDTYKQLADMKKNPVFVVVFMGSSVKLISSNQAEFSAEEQKDLKELADTISKMAKDGIDFEVCLFAAHVFKVDPKSIQSEIKHVGNGWISEIGYEARGYSMVPVY, encoded by the coding sequence ATGGAAACAAAGCGAAGAAACCTAGCCGTACTGTACGTAGTGGCGTTGTTCCTGGTCTGGTCAACCGTTTCAATCGGATCGGCTCAGGAATACGAGGCCATGAAGGGAGTGGATAACGTCCAGGCCATGTTCGACTTCAGAGACGGCGTTCCAAAATCCGCACTCGTACACATGAAGCTGCTTCACGACACGTACAAGCAGCTTGCGGACATGAAGAAAAACCCGGTTTTCGTGGTAGTTTTCATGGGGAGTTCGGTCAAGCTGATCTCCAGTAACCAGGCCGAATTCAGCGCCGAAGAACAGAAGGACCTCAAGGAGCTGGCGGACACCATTTCCAAGATGGCCAAGGACGGCATCGATTTTGAAGTGTGTCTCTTTGCCGCGCATGTCTTCAAGGTGGATCCGAAATCGATTCAATCCGAAATCAAGCACGTGGGAAACGGTTGGATTTCGGAGATCGGTTATGAGGCTAGAGGCTATTCAATGGTTCCGGTGTATTAA
- a CDS encoding CinA family nicotinamide mononucleotide deamidase-related protein: protein MTPVCEIITIGNELLLGQIVDTNASWLGQTLSDAGVAVTYHTTVGDRLKAIVEVMRSSLARADVALCTGGIGPTEDDLTRQAAAEVAGVPLEFRQDLMDEIEALFRRMGFRMPENNRKQAYIPQGSIPIHNPMGTAPGFCLELNGKLLVALPGVPRELKFLTKEAVLPMLKERFALGEKTIRSRILKVTGLGESAVDRQIGDLMDEGANPSVGLLASPGDIRIVIKAVADSPREADALMDSTETEIRGRLGRLIYGTGDDTLEDAVEELLRRRRRTLALLDTVTGGAVSVRLTRIPSTQLKQALILGSPDGARDLLSAPGWTFDSEEISARADAEALARHIAERSGADLGVAVLGLPQAHKRELKVDLALGVWGPEQSRSTYYSIGGDRVTLYERCAIIALDNVRKWLLGVQP from the coding sequence ATGACACCCGTATGTGAAATCATAACCATTGGGAATGAGCTGTTGTTAGGGCAGATCGTGGACACCAACGCGTCCTGGCTCGGGCAGACGCTCAGCGACGCCGGCGTCGCCGTTACCTATCATACCACGGTTGGGGATCGGCTCAAGGCCATTGTCGAGGTCATGCGATCGTCGCTGGCGCGGGCCGACGTCGCGCTGTGCACGGGTGGAATAGGACCCACGGAAGACGACCTGACGAGGCAGGCCGCCGCAGAGGTGGCGGGTGTACCGCTGGAATTCAGGCAGGATCTCATGGACGAGATCGAAGCGTTGTTTCGCCGCATGGGTTTTCGAATGCCGGAAAACAACCGGAAGCAGGCTTACATACCCCAAGGGTCCATTCCTATTCACAATCCCATGGGCACGGCGCCCGGCTTTTGCCTGGAACTGAACGGGAAACTGCTGGTGGCGCTGCCTGGCGTGCCGAGAGAGCTGAAATTTCTTACCAAAGAGGCGGTGCTCCCCATGTTGAAAGAGCGGTTCGCCCTCGGGGAAAAGACCATTCGATCCCGGATTCTCAAAGTAACGGGATTGGGCGAGAGCGCCGTAGACCGCCAGATCGGCGACCTCATGGACGAGGGAGCGAACCCGTCCGTGGGACTGCTGGCTTCTCCGGGAGACATTCGCATCGTGATCAAAGCGGTGGCGGATAGCCCGCGGGAAGCGGACGCGCTGATGGACTCCACGGAGACGGAGATCCGCGGACGGCTGGGCAGACTGATTTACGGCACGGGCGACGATACCCTCGAGGACGCCGTCGAGGAACTCCTGCGCCGCCGCCGGCGGACCTTGGCCCTGTTGGACACGGTGACCGGGGGCGCCGTGTCGGTGCGGCTGACCCGCATCCCTTCCACCCAACTGAAGCAGGCTCTGATTCTCGGGTCGCCGGACGGGGCCCGCGATCTCCTGAGCGCTCCCGGCTGGACATTCGATTCCGAGGAAATATCGGCTCGCGCGGACGCCGAAGCACTCGCGCGGCATATCGCGGAACGATCGGGAGCCGACCTGGGGGTCGCCGTACTCGGCTTACCGCAAGCCCACAAAAGGGAGTTGAAAGTCGATCTGGCTCTTGGCGTATGGGGACCTGAACAGAGCCGGAGCACCTACTATTCGATCGGCGGCGACAGGGTTACCCTATATGAACGATGCGCCATCATAGCGCTGGACAATGTACGGAAATGGCTGCTGGGAGTGCAGCCTTAG
- a CDS encoding MBL fold metallo-hydrolase, producing the protein MKSVDKPTAFEPYRAAPDTTVLPAYFPIPGFGILAINAFLVQGAEPVLVDTGLAPLSDDFMNQLAKVIDLEDLRWLWLTHADPDHIGSLQRILDAAPKLRVITTFLAAGKMSLFQPIPLDRAYFLNPGQKIDVGDRTLVALKPPTYDAPETTGFYDVKSGALFCADCFGALLSEPAFDAADIGSERLKEGLTTWTKVDSPWLHSVNRKLFAGSLDVLRELSPSVILSGHLPPAHGVTAELLDYLEAVPEEEPFVGPDQPALEAMLKQGKEK; encoded by the coding sequence ATGAAATCCGTAGATAAACCCACGGCGTTCGAACCGTATCGGGCCGCGCCCGATACAACGGTATTACCCGCCTATTTTCCCATACCGGGGTTCGGGATCCTTGCGATAAACGCTTTCCTGGTCCAGGGGGCCGAACCTGTGCTGGTGGACACGGGCCTGGCGCCGTTGAGCGACGACTTCATGAATCAGCTGGCGAAGGTCATCGATCTCGAGGATCTCCGGTGGTTATGGCTCACGCACGCCGATCCGGACCACATCGGGAGCCTGCAACGCATCCTCGATGCGGCCCCCAAACTACGCGTCATCACCACTTTTCTCGCGGCCGGGAAAATGAGCCTGTTTCAGCCCATACCCTTGGATCGGGCGTATTTTCTGAATCCGGGCCAAAAGATCGATGTGGGGGACCGAACCCTCGTCGCGCTGAAACCGCCCACCTACGATGCGCCCGAAACCACCGGCTTTTACGACGTCAAATCCGGAGCGCTTTTCTGTGCGGATTGCTTTGGCGCGCTCCTGTCCGAGCCGGCGTTTGACGCGGCCGACATTGGATCCGAACGGCTGAAGGAAGGCTTGACCACCTGGACAAAGGTGGACTCGCCCTGGCTGCACTCGGTAAACAGAAAGCTATTTGCAGGGTCGCTCGACGTTCTACGCGAACTATCGCCAAGCGTTATCCTCAGCGGCCATCTCCCCCCCGCCCATGGTGTGACCGCCGAACTGCTCGACTATCTCGAGGCCGTGCCGGAAGAAGAACCGTTTGTCGGGCCGGATCAACCGGCTCTCGAAGCCATGCTGAAGCAGGGAAAAGAAAAGTAG
- a CDS encoding ABC transporter permease, with protein sequence MSYIFDGFRHAIELILTANPETMSAMWATIRVSSLSIAASLAIGVPAGFVLGHTQFPGRKSIRTVVETLLALPTVVIGLLVYTLLSKQGPAGEWGLLFTLPGIAIGQTILGVPVITALTATAVESLDSRLAPTLLTLGARKRHLLLTSLWEARFAVLIAGITAYGRIVSEVGISMMVGGNIKWHTRTLTTTIALETGKGEFAMGIALGLVLIVMAFAVNISLAVLKRRTAR encoded by the coding sequence ATGTCCTATATTTTTGACGGGTTTCGTCATGCGATCGAGCTAATCCTGACGGCAAACCCGGAAACCATGTCCGCCATGTGGGCTACGATTCGGGTCTCTTCCCTATCCATTGCCGCAAGCCTGGCAATAGGCGTGCCTGCGGGTTTTGTGCTCGGCCACACCCAGTTTCCGGGCCGGAAGTCGATCCGGACCGTTGTGGAAACGTTGCTGGCTCTTCCTACCGTGGTCATCGGGCTTCTCGTATACACGCTGCTGTCCAAACAAGGCCCCGCAGGCGAATGGGGGCTGCTTTTCACTCTGCCGGGCATTGCCATAGGACAGACCATACTGGGCGTCCCCGTAATAACGGCGCTTACCGCCACGGCCGTGGAAAGCCTGGATAGCCGGCTCGCTCCCACCCTCCTCACGTTAGGGGCTCGAAAAAGGCATCTGCTCCTGACGAGTCTGTGGGAGGCACGGTTTGCCGTTCTCATCGCCGGGATCACCGCCTACGGCCGGATCGTCTCGGAAGTGGGCATTTCCATGATGGTGGGCGGAAACATCAAATGGCACACACGCACCCTTACCACCACCATCGCCTTGGAAACCGGGAAAGGTGAATTTGCCATGGGAATCGCACTCGGACTGGTCTTGATCGTCATGGCGTTTGCGGTCAATATTTCGCTGGCCGTACTAAAGCGGAGGACCGCACGTTGA
- a CDS encoding enoyl-CoA hydratase/isomerase family protein has translation MTYETVAYSKQEGIGVLRLNRPERMNAVIEEMYIEIQDVLMHAQEDEEVRVLILTGSVLKKDGREKQAFCAGADLKKHSAGERTHQQKREYILLAHETTRRIYEFAKPVIAAVNGPARGAGAEMAVSCDFIFMAEEATLAFPETGLGTFVGGGVTFHLSRIVGLARAKDLVYSGRVIDGRAALETGLAFRRFPVATLMEEALAYAKSLSEKAPVSMRQAKQRLQQSPALDLETMLLLEAEGILTCMDTEDWHEGIRSFDEKRKPIFRGR, from the coding sequence ATGACGTACGAAACCGTTGCATACTCGAAGCAGGAGGGAATCGGTGTACTACGGCTCAATCGTCCGGAACGGATGAATGCCGTGATCGAGGAGATGTACATCGAGATTCAGGATGTGTTGATGCACGCCCAGGAGGACGAAGAAGTCCGCGTTCTCATTTTGACCGGCTCGGTGTTGAAAAAGGACGGCCGGGAAAAGCAGGCTTTCTGCGCCGGAGCGGATCTGAAGAAACATTCCGCCGGCGAGCGGACCCACCAGCAGAAGCGCGAGTATATCCTGCTTGCTCACGAGACCACCCGGCGGATCTACGAATTTGCAAAACCGGTGATCGCGGCTGTGAACGGTCCGGCCCGGGGAGCGGGCGCGGAAATGGCCGTGAGCTGCGATTTTATTTTCATGGCTGAAGAAGCGACGCTTGCGTTTCCGGAAACCGGCTTGGGTACGTTTGTGGGAGGCGGTGTTACCTTCCATCTTTCGAGGATCGTGGGTTTGGCCCGGGCCAAGGACCTCGTTTACTCGGGGAGGGTGATTGACGGTCGGGCCGCCCTGGAGACGGGTCTGGCATTCCGGCGTTTCCCCGTGGCAACCCTGATGGAGGAAGCACTGGCCTACGCCAAGTCTCTTTCGGAGAAAGCGCCGGTTTCGATGCGGCAAGCCAAACAGCGCCTGCAACAGTCTCCCGCCCTGGATCTGGAGACCATGCTGCTGCTGGAGGCCGAGGGTATCCTGACGTGCATGGATACCGAGGATTGGCACGAGGGGATTCGTTCTTTTGATGAAAAACGAAAACCTATATTCAGGGGTAGGTAG
- a CDS encoding OsmC family protein has translation MEATEEKTVLVNGIDTDMLFSTIDLIKEKPEVAKFKFRAKNKWLAGTHSRATVEDFYGAGKEDRSRQETAFDLDEPPVLLGNNYGTNPVEYLLVALSGCLTTSLVAHAAARGITVKGVESRYEGDIDLRGFLGLSEYVPVGYSEIRVYFKIDADISDEDKEELVRMAQKYSPVFNTITKSAPVSVHLET, from the coding sequence ATGGAAGCCACTGAAGAAAAAACCGTACTAGTGAACGGCATCGATACGGATATGCTTTTCAGCACCATCGATCTTATCAAGGAAAAGCCCGAGGTAGCCAAATTTAAATTCCGGGCAAAAAACAAGTGGCTGGCGGGAACCCACAGCAGGGCAACCGTGGAGGACTTTTACGGGGCCGGGAAAGAAGATCGTTCTCGACAGGAAACGGCCTTTGATCTGGATGAGCCGCCCGTACTCCTGGGTAATAATTACGGAACCAATCCGGTGGAATACCTCCTGGTGGCCTTGTCGGGTTGTCTGACCACCAGCCTGGTCGCCCACGCGGCGGCAAGGGGCATCACGGTGAAGGGAGTGGAATCCAGATACGAGGGTGACATCGATCTGAGAGGATTTCTGGGTCTGTCGGAATATGTGCCGGTAGGGTACAGCGAGATCCGGGTGTATTTCAAGATCGACGCGGATATTTCAGACGAAGACAAGGAAGAACTCGTCAGGATGGCGCAGAAATACTCGCCGGTGTTTAACACGATTACCAAGTCGGCGCCGGTCAGCGTTCATCTGGAAACCTAA
- a CDS encoding sigma 54-interacting transcriptional regulator has translation MGVPEDVMHEKMFCDYKTMYQILAENTYDWEFWLGPNGRYLYVSPAALRITGYEPNEFIEDPRLGTRIIHPDDVPVFEAHWGEVEEHRQMGEIELRVIHKDGRTVWISHACRPVFDKEGRYLGVRGSNRDITERKEAQEALRKSEKFANKVLTSSLNGLYIYDLKKKFNIFINPEYTRITGYTIEHFNSLAHTTFKSLFHEDDHTKVAAHVEAISRARDDDILEIEYRFRRSDGSWIWCLSRDSVFSRDGDGSVCQFIGTFLDITARREAEEELRRARDELEIRVRERTAELRKRKALLQEKNELLEIIFSNMHFLVAYLNTDFDFIRVNRAYAEADGRSPDFFPGKNHFDLFPNEENHAIFRKVVDSGETYIASAKPFEYPEHPERGVTYWDWSLFPVKGPKGAVIGLILCLVDVTKSKKAEEKLLEANQALETLKNRLIDENTYLLEEIKVSRNFDQILGESTAIKKVLKQVDLVSSTDATVLILGETGTGKELIARAIHSAGARSRKPLIKIDCASIPPTLIESELFGHEKGAFTGATRSREGRLSLADGGTVFLDEIGELPRDMQTKLLRVVQEGEFETVGSSKTRRVDIRVIAATNRDLWKAVQEGSFRMDLYYRLSVFPIKVPPLRDRGNDVALLASFFAQRFAEKMGRWIEPLSEECLQRLKDYDWPGNVRELQNAIERAVITSRKGVIDGVQLAPEASSVPVAQETDGSEPSGRDVLTVEHMRRIERENVLRALEASQWRVSGKEGAARTLGMPPSTLNSRMKALGIKRPA, from the coding sequence ATGGGCGTTCCAGAGGACGTGATGCACGAAAAGATGTTTTGTGACTACAAAACGATGTATCAGATCCTTGCGGAGAATACCTACGATTGGGAGTTCTGGCTCGGTCCCAACGGGCGGTATCTGTACGTTTCTCCGGCAGCCCTGCGCATAACGGGTTACGAGCCGAACGAATTTATTGAAGACCCCCGGTTGGGCACCCGCATCATTCACCCGGACGACGTACCGGTTTTCGAGGCTCACTGGGGTGAAGTGGAAGAACACAGACAGATGGGCGAAATCGAGTTGCGGGTCATCCACAAAGACGGTCGGACCGTGTGGATCAGCCATGCATGCAGGCCTGTATTTGACAAGGAGGGAAGGTACCTAGGAGTCAGGGGAAGCAACCGTGACATCACCGAACGAAAGGAGGCTCAGGAAGCGCTTCGAAAGAGCGAGAAGTTCGCGAACAAGGTGCTGACGTCCTCCCTGAACGGGCTCTATATCTACGATCTGAAAAAGAAATTCAATATTTTCATCAATCCCGAATACACGAGAATCACCGGATACACGATCGAGCATTTCAACAGCCTGGCCCACACTACATTCAAGTCGCTTTTCCACGAGGATGACCACACAAAGGTGGCCGCTCATGTGGAGGCGATCAGCCGCGCTCGAGATGATGACATTCTGGAGATCGAATACCGTTTCAGACGATCCGATGGAAGCTGGATCTGGTGTCTTTCCCGGGATTCGGTGTTCTCCCGCGATGGGGACGGATCCGTATGTCAATTCATCGGCACGTTTCTGGATATCACGGCCCGCAGGGAAGCCGAGGAAGAGCTACGCCGGGCGAGAGACGAACTCGAGATCCGTGTAAGGGAGCGCACGGCCGAACTCAGAAAGCGGAAAGCGCTGCTGCAGGAAAAGAACGAGCTGTTGGAGATCATATTCTCGAATATGCATTTCCTGGTGGCCTACCTGAATACGGATTTCGATTTCATCCGGGTAAACCGCGCGTATGCGGAAGCCGACGGCCGAAGTCCGGATTTCTTCCCCGGCAAGAACCACTTCGATCTTTTTCCGAACGAAGAGAACCACGCCATATTCCGAAAGGTCGTCGATTCGGGAGAGACCTACATCGCGTCCGCTAAACCGTTCGAATACCCCGAACATCCTGAACGGGGGGTGACCTACTGGGATTGGAGCCTCTTTCCGGTTAAAGGCCCCAAGGGCGCTGTAATAGGGCTCATTTTATGCCTGGTGGATGTGACAAAGAGCAAGAAAGCCGAGGAGAAACTCCTGGAAGCAAACCAGGCCCTCGAAACACTCAAGAATCGGCTCATCGACGAGAACACATACCTCCTGGAGGAAATCAAAGTAAGCCGGAATTTCGACCAGATTCTGGGTGAGAGCACTGCCATCAAAAAGGTGCTGAAACAGGTTGACCTGGTGTCCTCCACGGATGCGACCGTATTGATTCTTGGAGAAACCGGGACCGGAAAGGAACTCATCGCACGCGCCATCCATTCCGCCGGCGCCAGAAGCCGAAAACCGCTGATCAAAATCGACTGCGCCTCCATTCCTCCCACCCTCATCGAAAGTGAGCTCTTCGGCCACGAGAAAGGAGCCTTCACCGGCGCCACCCGGTCCCGCGAGGGGCGGCTGAGCCTGGCGGACGGAGGAACCGTTTTCCTCGATGAGATCGGTGAATTGCCCAGGGACATGCAAACCAAACTGCTGCGCGTGGTTCAGGAAGGGGAGTTTGAAACCGTAGGCAGTTCCAAGACACGCAGGGTGGACATACGGGTTATTGCCGCAACAAACCGGGACCTTTGGAAAGCCGTGCAGGAAGGAAGCTTTCGCATGGATCTGTACTACCGGCTAAGCGTCTTTCCCATCAAAGTGCCTCCCCTTAGAGACCGGGGAAACGACGTCGCCCTGCTCGCATCCTTCTTTGCACAACGTTTCGCCGAGAAAATGGGCCGGTGGATCGAACCCCTGTCCGAGGAATGTCTTCAACGATTGAAGGACTATGACTGGCCCGGAAACGTGCGGGAGCTTCAAAACGCGATCGAACGGGCGGTCATCACATCACGGAAGGGCGTCATCGACGGCGTTCAACTCGCGCCGGAAGCGTCATCGGTCCCCGTGGCGCAAGAAACGGATGGTTCGGAACCGTCCGGCCGGGACGTGCTCACGGTCGAACACATGCGCCGGATCGAACGGGAAAACGTTCTTCGCGCCCTCGAGGCGAGTCAGTGGCGAGTATCCGGAAAGGAAGGAGCGGCCCGCACCCTCGGGATGCCTCCCTCGACACTGAATTCGCGCATGAAGGCGCTTGGAATCAAACGGCCGGCATGA
- a CDS encoding substrate-binding domain-containing protein has protein sequence MLKKCLVGVFVMYLSLVGAAFASSEKSSSTDTKGRLIHMATTTSTDNTGLLDYLAPKFMLDTGIELRWIAAGTGKALEMGKNCDVDVLLVHAPSAEEAYVRDGYGAQRTPVMYNDFVIVGPTNDPAGVKSMSPVDAFKTIAAKKVQFAGRGDNSGTNMKEIDIWKAAGLDVPDTEPWYVETGRGMLATLYTATEKEAYSITDRATFIRFRSNFKAAPPLDVLVEGDPMLHNPYSVMAVNPDRCKQVNYDGAMSFIRWITSPPVQKLIAEFKLMDAQLFFPNAPK, from the coding sequence ATGTTAAAGAAATGCTTGGTAGGGGTCTTTGTGATGTATTTATCGTTGGTCGGTGCGGCATTCGCTTCTTCCGAGAAGTCCTCCTCGACCGACACCAAGGGCCGACTCATCCATATGGCCACAACCACGAGCACGGACAACACGGGCCTACTGGATTACCTGGCTCCTAAGTTCATGCTGGATACCGGAATCGAGCTTAGATGGATAGCGGCCGGTACGGGTAAGGCTCTGGAAATGGGCAAGAACTGCGATGTCGACGTTCTTCTCGTGCACGCGCCAAGCGCCGAGGAGGCCTATGTAAGAGACGGGTACGGAGCGCAAAGAACACCGGTCATGTATAATGACTTTGTCATCGTGGGACCGACCAACGACCCCGCCGGCGTCAAGTCCATGTCTCCTGTCGACGCGTTCAAGACAATCGCCGCAAAAAAGGTCCAATTCGCCGGCCGAGGCGACAACTCCGGCACGAACATGAAAGAGATCGACATTTGGAAGGCCGCGGGACTCGATGTCCCGGATACCGAACCCTGGTACGTCGAAACAGGGCGGGGCATGTTGGCCACCTTGTACACCGCAACGGAAAAGGAAGCCTATTCCATAACAGACCGAGCCACCTTTATTCGATTCCGATCGAACTTTAAAGCCGCTCCTCCTCTCGACGTGCTCGTCGAGGGCGATCCGATGCTCCACAATCCATACAGCGTCATGGCCGTAAATCCGGACCGGTGCAAACAGGTGAACTACGATGGGGCGATGTCGTTTATCCGATGGATCACTTCACCCCCGGTACAGAAACTCATCGCTGAATTTAAGTTGATGGACGCTCAGCTGTTTTTTCCAAATGCGCCGAAATGA
- a CDS encoding MBL fold metallo-hydrolase, producing the protein MNRARSIGDRLTLLEFRLERPGYEGFFGSYVYRGLLNLLVDVGPAASVSQLLDFLRTEGVHHVDAVLLTHIHLDHAGGLSAVVDAFPEVRVVCHGKAIPYLVDPDPLWEASLKTLGDVARVYGKPEPIEESRLTPHTEADIEGLTIVDTPGHAPHHLSHIFDGLMFTGEAAGVHLPEEDPFYLRPATPPKFFLEKAVASIDKLAAQGEKRLCYGHFGTAESSTAMLAAHREQLMLWRDLLDDERRRAPEDDLYESCYRRLRRDDPRLACLSQMDPARRERERFFILNSIKGYLGYLEQ; encoded by the coding sequence ATGAACAGGGCCAGATCCATCGGCGATCGCTTGACCCTTTTGGAGTTCCGTCTCGAACGGCCCGGATATGAGGGCTTTTTCGGAAGCTATGTGTATCGCGGTCTTTTGAATCTGTTGGTGGACGTGGGACCGGCGGCCTCGGTCTCCCAACTCCTGGACTTCCTTCGCACGGAGGGCGTCCATCATGTGGACGCGGTGTTGCTGACCCATATCCATCTGGATCATGCCGGCGGGCTAAGTGCGGTGGTAGATGCTTTTCCGGAGGTCCGGGTGGTGTGCCACGGGAAAGCGATCCCGTATCTGGTGGACCCCGATCCGTTATGGGAAGCCAGTCTGAAAACCCTCGGGGACGTGGCTCGGGTGTACGGCAAGCCGGAGCCGATCGAGGAGAGTCGCCTGACACCACATACGGAAGCGGATATCGAGGGACTCACCATCGTGGATACCCCCGGACACGCCCCGCATCATCTCTCGCACATTTTCGACGGTCTCATGTTCACCGGTGAGGCCGCTGGTGTACACTTGCCCGAGGAGGATCCTTTCTACCTGAGACCCGCGACTCCGCCCAAGTTTTTTCTCGAAAAGGCGGTGGCCAGCATTGACAAACTGGCGGCCCAGGGCGAGAAGAGGCTGTGTTACGGGCATTTCGGTACGGCCGAATCTTCCACCGCCATGTTGGCCGCTCACAGGGAACAACTGATGCTGTGGCGGGATCTGCTGGATGACGAACGGCGCCGCGCGCCGGAAGACGATTTGTACGAATCGTGCTACAGGCGGCTGCGGAGGGATGACCCGAGGTTGGCCTGTCTTTCCCAGATGGATCCCGCAAGGCGGGAACGGGAACGCTTTTTCATACTGAACAGCATCAAAGGTTATTTAGGCTACCTGGAGCAGTGA
- a CDS encoding ATP-binding cassette domain-containing protein — MSKPILYEIIDLSQYYGSHRALHIERLALEEGAIIGLTGPNGSGKSTLLKILGFIEKPTEGILRFKGKPADLKDESLRSSVTMLFQDPYLLRRSVFENVAFGLRVRHDTNQLTARVHRALQWVGLSPERFARRAWHELSGGEAQRVALASRLVIKPKVLLLDEPTASVDAASASMINDASLMARNEWGATLVISTHDSLWLHALADETLGLYDGRLVGSGAKNYILGPWKPGEEGLWEKTLSEGRRLLALPAPYPDAVAVLDASDIRISPTPLEASPGDTVLLGSITQMIIENGTSRLLVKLASKESSFTSRIARDQATKAGLHPGQPVWFVFNADDFQWF; from the coding sequence TTGAGCAAGCCCATCCTCTACGAGATCATCGATCTGTCCCAGTACTACGGCTCTCACCGGGCACTCCACATCGAACGCCTTGCCCTGGAAGAAGGTGCGATCATAGGCCTCACCGGGCCTAACGGAAGCGGGAAAAGCACACTGCTCAAGATTCTCGGATTCATAGAGAAACCCACCGAAGGAATCCTCCGTTTCAAAGGCAAACCCGCGGACTTGAAGGACGAGTCCTTAAGGAGTTCAGTGACCATGCTATTTCAGGATCCTTATCTCCTGCGACGTTCCGTTTTTGAAAACGTGGCGTTCGGACTTCGCGTCAGACACGACACCAATCAACTGACCGCCCGCGTCCACCGGGCCCTCCAATGGGTCGGTCTCTCCCCGGAACGATTCGCCCGTCGCGCGTGGCACGAGCTTTCCGGAGGAGAGGCCCAGCGCGTGGCGCTCGCATCGAGGCTTGTGATCAAACCCAAGGTCTTACTGCTCGACGAGCCGACCGCGAGCGTGGACGCCGCCAGCGCCTCGATGATTAATGACGCCTCTCTTATGGCCAGAAATGAATGGGGCGCCACTTTGGTCATCTCCACTCATGACTCGCTCTGGTTGCACGCCCTGGCGGACGAGACCCTGGGTTTGTACGATGGGAGGCTGGTCGGATCCGGCGCCAAGAATTACATCCTGGGACCATGGAAGCCCGGCGAAGAGGGCCTATGGGAGAAAACGTTATCCGAAGGCCGGCGACTGCTGGCTCTACCCGCGCCCTATCCGGATGCCGTGGCCGTGCTGGACGCATCGGACATACGCATATCCCCTACTCCGCTCGAAGCATCCCCGGGCGACACGGTTCTCCTCGGGTCCATCACTCAGATGATCATAGAGAACGGTACGAGCCGGCTTCTTGTTAAACTCGCCTCCAAGGAGTCTTCGTTCACTTCGAGAATCGCTCGCGACCAGGCTACGAAAGCCGGGCTTCATCCCGGACAGCCGGTCTGGTTTGTTTTCAATGCCGACGACTTCCAATGGTTCTGA
- a CDS encoding VOC family protein produces the protein MQCMMDHIVLNVEDDETMIVFYSKVLTLSTERLEEYRAGKAPFPSVRLNADTIIDLFPTKMWEKSARSGPGRENLNHFCMALTKAAWDELLERLRANHVSIEEGPVPRWGAHGTGPSIYFRDPEGNLIEARHYQGHHDSENCLLGS, from the coding sequence ATGCAGTGCATGATGGATCACATCGTTTTGAACGTGGAAGACGACGAGACCATGATCGTGTTCTATTCCAAGGTACTCACGCTTTCGACGGAACGTCTGGAGGAATACCGCGCAGGGAAGGCGCCGTTTCCGTCCGTCCGGCTGAATGCGGACACGATCATCGACCTGTTTCCGACGAAGATGTGGGAGAAAAGCGCGCGGTCGGGACCGGGGCGTGAGAACCTGAATCACTTCTGTATGGCTTTAACCAAGGCGGCGTGGGACGAGTTGTTGGAGCGACTTCGGGCCAACCATGTCTCGATCGAGGAAGGACCGGTTCCGCGTTGGGGCGCCCACGGTACCGGTCCGTCCATCTATTTTCGAGATCCGGAAGGCAATTTGATCGAAGCGCGGCATTATCAGGGCCACCATGATTCGGAGAACTGCCTCCTCGGGTCTTGA